ACTTCGCCACGTTCACTTGGTATCCCTCGTCGGTTATTGCAACGACGACACAGAGATGATTCTTGTTTATGAGTTCATGCAACACGGTACTCTCTGTGAGTATCTCTATGGTTCCAATAACCATCCCTTACCATGGAAGCAAAGGCTTGAGATTCTATTGGGTGCAGCGAAAGGGCTACATTATCTTCATGCAGAAGTGAAACACAAAATAATACATCGTGACGTGAAGAGCACCAACATATTGTTGGATGAGAAATGGGTGGCTAAGGTTTCCGACTTCGGATTATCCAAAGTGGGACCCACGGGGATATCGACAACCCATGTCAGCACAATGGTGAAGGGGAGCCTTGGGTATTTAGATCCCGAGTACTATATGTTCCAAAGGCTTACATTGAAATCTGATGTGTACTCCTTCGGTGTTGTTCTTCTTGAGGTATTGTGTGCTAGGCCACCTTTGGTTCGCGATTTGGATAAGAAGACAGCTAGTCTAGTTTGTTGGTTTCAAAAATGCTATGACGAAGGTGTTGCGATTGAACAAATAGTTGATCCATTCCTTAGGGATTCTATCACAGGTGAGTGTTTGAAATGTTATTGCAAGTTGGCTTTGAGTTGTTTGCATGACGATGGGACTCAACGTCCCACAATGAGTCAAGTGGTTGGGGATTTAGAGTTTGCGTTGCAATTGGTGGTGAGCGAAGAAGGTAGCCAATTTGGTAAGGCCGAAAAAGAGGGAAGATATATGAAAGGACCACAATTCTCGCAGTTTATGAGTGATGAAGAAAGTGATTTGCATTTCGTAAGATCCCACACCTACAAGGAGAGTACACTCTCAGCATGGCCAAGTAGTCAAGAACATCCTTTCTCGGAGATTCCGAATCCAAGACCACGATCATATTCATGTCAAAACCTCAAAGTTTATATTTAGCAATTATTATGAAAACCCGTGTTTTTATAAGTATAGTGTAAACGATATAATATCAATACGAAACTATTTCAGCACCGCATGAAAGGCATTGTTTGATCATATCTTGAATTCTCATGTAAGTTAGGCCTGTAAGtcatatctatttttttttccaaaatatgGTATGAGAGACTTTTTCAAACTATAAACTAGTTAACAGCTATATAGCTATGGCTTAGTGACAAAATAGTCAATTTGTAGTTTTTGGCAGATTGTGTGGTGAcaccattttttaatttatcgtAGTGGAATTATTTTATCATCAAAGACTTGGTGAAGTCTTCACAAGTCTTCGTCTACCCAATTCACGATATGGTATATGTGGATCGAAAATTACCAGTTTTAAGAACTAAATTTATGAGTGAAGATTTATTTTAgttctaaaaaaaaatggacaaaattGATCTTGTAGTTTCTAAGTTTCTTAACGTAATTTCAACTAATATTTtagtcttttaatttttttaatttgatcttCTACGTTCCAAAATCAgcattgttatttttttacattactCCCAATTATTCTCTAATTGCCAATTAGGGTCACTTGCAAGTTAAAACATCAAATCTTACCGATCGTTAGTCGGTCTGGTGGTGATTGGTgctggacttggtagggaggatcacgatTCGATCTCACGCAACTGCAATCGGGAGGAGGCTAGAACCACTtcatgtcagaactgaccccgaacgaaccagattaggcggtcaAGTGGaccggatactggtggtgaaaaacaaaaaaaatcaaaccttGGTATTTCTAACAAGTAACACTAGCAATATAACAAGGTTTTTATGTTGCAAGTAATACATGTTTATGAGTTGAAGACTATGAAACACTTGACACAAACACCAGAAACGACACTAATATTGTCCTATTGACATTGATAatcatttcaaaaaaatataaataattgaattaacCAACCACGTGTGTTTGTACGTCAAACACCGACATATGTCAGACATCAAACATGTCTTCAATCTGAAGTATTGGTGCTAAGGTTGTACAAGCTAGTTTTCCTGGTTTTAACTCCAAAAAAGAGGAAGAAGGAACCTTCTAACTTGCACACAATACTCTCtttcatgataaaaaaaactgtACATTAGAGTTTCATGTTGGTGAAGCTTTAGCTGCATGAGTGAGGCTTCACAAACAATTTAGGTAATGAATGTTCTCAAAGGATTGTTGAGATTTCTACCAACAACTTATGCAGAGCTTGAGGCTTTGAGAAGAAAGGAGAATGATCAGCACCCTTCAGTTGGAAAACCTTCTCCGGAGGGCTTGCATTTATCATGTTTTCTTGGAGTGTAGTAGGTATGGCATTGTCTTCGAGTGTTTTTATATAAAACCGCCTAACAGTTCCGTATTTCGGGTCTGAAAGGGAAAGTTTCTCTAAAACTGGTGCGAATGGTACTGACCTCATCGAGACAGATGCTAATGCAACATCCTGTATTTAGAGAACAATGAACAAACAAAGAGGGTCAGGAGAAATTGAAAGAGAGGGTAGAAACAATCAAATGTATAGATTCCTAATCACATTAATGCATTATTTGATAATCAGTATATTTACAAATGCAGCCCCTAAAGCTAGAGTGAGTATACTATATCTTCATGGACCATGTTGCATGTGTCATTTCTTAATGCCGATTACAAAAATGAGACTATTTTGACCGATGCTTACAATTTCAATGACCATTTTGCTTGTTTACTCTAACTTAAATTACCAAAACATTTGATAAGATTGGGCTAGTGAGGAGGAGTTTGTCTTAGGTAATTTACACAGTCGTGTAAGTTCAAATTTCGAATCTCATTATCATCAAACAGTTACGTTTCTTTGCACAGTGAGAAAGGCTTTTGCTGTTATTGTTGTTAAACTACTAGAGTTCAACAGATAAATTTGACAACTATCAATATGAAAATTGTGAAGCACTGAAAAACCAGTTTCTTGTACTAGTTATTCGACTAGTAGCAAAAATTCACTTTTCATGAGTCAAAACTTCACTTTTAAGAGCAGTATAGTCTACAATATGTCTCGGAACTAATTAAATGGTTTACACCTATATAGTTATTCgtcaaattttaattgaaataaataaaggttaaaaaattcgaagtttttttattttacaaataaaatgtTGAGTCTTTTGACGTATACTACTACTTACTTTGGTAGGACTTTGGTTGAATAACAAATCTCTTAACAATGATTTGTCCAGATCAAAAGCAGTGGGAGGGCGATCATTTCCATTAGCATACAAAAAATTCTGAGCCTTTGGCATGAGATCATTTGAACTGGCCTGCAACAGATAATTACAATCATATCATCAATGAACAGTTAGAAgatttattcatttatataaaatgtaagTGCATTTCACACGACCAGTAGAAATTGTAAAACACTAGCAGATCAAGCTCTGCGTTAATTTTGGTAGAGCTTATCCAAGTTTGATCACGGAACAAGTGAAAATTAAGCTAGCATGAGATGAAACACCTGTTGTGAAATGATGTCGAGAGTACTTTGTCCATTAGTCGGCATTGCGGCAGCTATAAAGACGGCCTTTGAAATCTTAAGCGGAAACAACTCCATTGCATATGATATACATGCCCCACCAAAATCATGTCCAACCAAGATCACCTTCAAAATAAGCAGATATAAAGTCAGAACTAAATAGACGAAATATTCTGTAGATAGCTACTCTCTCAAACATGGATTTCGTAATACCAATTAACGTCGGTGTTTGTGATGACATTTGGTTATGTTATGGATTTTTCTCAACGTCGGTGGTTGTGATGACATTGAGGTCAAAGAATGACGCAGATGCCGCAGTCAAGCACTCGCCACCGTTTGATCAATATCACTTATGTTCCAAGTTGGTATTTTGAATCAGATTTCGTAAAGTTGAAACATGAACCATCTGATTTTGATCCAACAGAGCTGATCTATTGAGTGCATGACTTCATgctttttttttagtgtaaaaaatGTTGACATGTATATATTAAAGATAGAATAAAACAATAAGTACCTTTTTGCCTTCAGGAAATTTTTCAAGGAAGTCAGTAAGAGGCGTTACGTATTGCGACAAGCTTGTAATGTTGTTTGTATCAAATGAATGAACTCCAGAACCAGTTAAATCTATAGCAGATACTTTATAACCACTTTCTTCAAGAAGTGCAATAGTTTTGTACCAACACCAGGCCCCGAAGCCACCTCCATGAACAAGAACAAAATGATTGGTTTCAAGATCGTCAACCTTTATACCCTGTCAAATTGAAAACTTGCATGTGTAAGCTAAAGAAAATACAGCAACAAAGATGACATGGAAAACTAATAATATACAGAAAATACCACcctatgtagcaccgacactttaAATTGAAGATGTGTCTGGTGTCCGACACTGACacatgtggttacattcaattatttattttctcaaattattacaaGTGTCGATGTGTGTCACATACAGACGACAGTGTTATAgttagaaaataataaataacataCCATAAATGGATTCCTGCTTTATGCGACACCA
This genomic interval from Trifolium pratense cultivar HEN17-A07 linkage group LG6, ARS_RC_1.1, whole genome shotgun sequence contains the following:
- the LOC123888482 gene encoding putative methylesterase 11, chloroplastic, whose protein sequence is MGNLCALLKPKQQQPFTSKKQRYSNAPSTSRREKKKLDDAVIREQAIAAALLYKQHQQNQQFDRSSSLRYPNGVSKRNNGSNSLPRSSSSRARSLTDPLLQPHQLINQGIKVDDLETNHFVLVHGGGFGAWCWYKTIALLEESGYKVSAIDLTGSGVHSFDTNNITSLSQYVTPLTDFLEKFPEGKKVILVGHDFGGACISYAMELFPLKISKAVFIAAAMPTNGQSTLDIISQQASSNDLMPKAQNFLYANGNDRPPTAFDLDKSLLRDLLFNQSPTKDVALASVSMRSVPFAPVLEKLSLSDPKYGTVRRFYIKTLEDNAIPTTLQENMINASPPEKVFQLKGADHSPFFSKPQALHKLLVEISTIL